One part of the Nostoc sp. PCC 7120 = FACHB-418 genome encodes these proteins:
- the glpX gene encoding class II fructose-bisphosphatase has protein sequence MENTLGLEIIEVVEQAAIASAKWMGKGEKNTADQVAVEAMRERMNKIYMRGRIVIGEGERDDAPMLYIGEEVGICTQPNADQLCNPDELVEIDIAVDPCEGTNLVAYGQPGSMAVLAISEKGGLFAAPDFYMKKLAAPPAAKGKVDINKSATENLKILSECLDRSIDELVVVVMKRDRHQGLIKEIRDAGARVQLISDGDVGAAISCGFAGTNVHALMGIGAAPEGVISAAAMRALGGHFQGQLIYDPEVVKTGLIGESKQANLDRLSSMGINDPDKVYDAHELASGENVLFAGCGITSGNLMQGVRFFHGGARTQSLVISSQSQTARFVDTIHMAGQPKTVQLH, from the coding sequence GTGGAAAATACACTTGGATTAGAGATTATTGAGGTAGTTGAGCAAGCCGCGATCGCATCCGCAAAGTGGATGGGTAAGGGCGAAAAGAATACTGCTGACCAAGTAGCAGTAGAAGCAATGCGCGAGCGCATGAATAAAATTTATATGCGCGGTCGCATCGTAATTGGGGAAGGGGAACGTGATGACGCGCCCATGTTGTATATCGGGGAAGAAGTTGGTATTTGTACCCAACCAAATGCTGACCAATTATGTAACCCCGATGAATTAGTAGAAATTGATATCGCTGTTGACCCCTGCGAAGGTACAAACCTCGTAGCTTATGGTCAACCCGGCTCAATGGCAGTTCTGGCTATTTCCGAGAAAGGTGGATTATTCGCTGCGCCTGACTTCTACATGAAGAAATTAGCCGCACCTCCAGCCGCTAAAGGCAAAGTAGACATTAACAAGTCAGCTACGGAAAACCTCAAGATTCTTTCCGAGTGTCTAGACCGTTCTATTGACGAACTTGTAGTAGTCGTCATGAAACGCGATCGCCACCAAGGTTTAATCAAAGAAATCCGCGACGCTGGCGCAAGAGTACAACTGATTTCTGATGGTGATGTAGGCGCAGCAATATCTTGTGGTTTTGCGGGGACTAACGTTCATGCGCTCATGGGTATTGGTGCTGCACCTGAAGGTGTCATTTCCGCAGCCGCTATGCGTGCTTTGGGCGGACACTTCCAAGGTCAATTGATATACGATCCAGAAGTAGTGAAAACAGGCTTGATTGGGGAAAGCAAACAAGCAAACCTTGACCGTCTCAGCTCTATGGGTATCAATGACCCTGATAAGGTTTACGATGCTCATGAACTAGCATCAGGTGAAAATGTTCTCTTCGCCGGTTGCGGTATCACCTCTGGTAATCTCATGCAAGGTGTACGCTTCTTCCACGGCGGTGCTAGAACTCAAAGCTTGGTTATTTCCAGCCAGTCACAAACTGCTCGTTTTGTGGACACAATTCACATGGCTGGACAGCCCAAGACTGTGCAACTGCACTAG
- a CDS encoding glutamyl-tRNA reductase: MNIAVVGLSHKTAPVEIREKLSIPEPQTESAIAQLTSYPHIDEVAILSTCNRLEIYIVAGETDHGIREVTQFLSEHSKLPVHSLRQHLFVLLHEDAVMHIMRVAAGLDSLVLGEGQILAQVKNTHKLGQQYNGIKTILNRLFKQALTAGKRVRTETSIGTGAVSISSAAVELAQIKAENLAACRVTILGAGKMSRLLVQHLVSKGATQISIVNRSRERAQELAKQFSEHPIRTHLLPEMMTVIAESHLVFTSTSATEPILDRAKLEMVLAPNQPLMLFDISVPRNVHTDVNELVNVQAFNVDDLKAVVAQNYESRRKMAQEAERLLEEEIEAFDIWWRSLETVSTISSLRSKIETIREQELEKALSRLGSEFGDKHQEVIEALTRGIVNKILHDPMVQLRAQQDVEARRRCMQTLQMLFNLDVGEQFS, encoded by the coding sequence ATGAATATTGCAGTGGTGGGGTTAAGCCATAAAACAGCCCCAGTTGAAATTCGGGAAAAGCTGAGTATTCCAGAACCACAGACAGAAAGTGCGATCGCACAACTTACCAGCTATCCTCATATTGATGAAGTCGCCATTCTCAGCACCTGTAACCGTCTAGAAATTTACATCGTTGCGGGTGAAACAGATCACGGTATTCGAGAAGTAACTCAGTTTCTTTCCGAACACAGTAAATTGCCAGTGCATTCCCTACGTCAGCACTTATTTGTCTTGCTACATGAGGACGCAGTTATGCACATCATGCGAGTGGCGGCTGGATTGGATAGCCTCGTACTAGGCGAAGGTCAAATTCTGGCTCAGGTCAAAAATACTCACAAACTGGGGCAGCAATATAACGGTATAAAAACAATTTTGAATCGATTATTTAAACAAGCGCTGACAGCAGGTAAGCGAGTCCGCACGGAAACTAGCATTGGTACTGGTGCAGTTTCCATCAGTTCCGCAGCTGTGGAGTTAGCGCAAATAAAAGCTGAAAATTTAGCAGCTTGCCGAGTCACAATTCTCGGTGCTGGTAAGATGTCACGGCTGTTAGTGCAACACCTCGTTTCTAAAGGTGCTACACAAATCAGTATTGTCAATCGTTCACGAGAACGCGCCCAAGAATTAGCAAAGCAATTTTCAGAACACCCCATTCGTACTCATTTGCTTCCAGAAATGATGACAGTCATTGCTGAAAGCCATTTGGTGTTTACAAGTACCTCCGCAACAGAGCCAATACTTGATCGGGCTAAATTAGAAATGGTTTTAGCACCAAACCAGCCCCTCATGTTATTTGATATTTCCGTACCACGCAACGTCCATACAGACGTGAATGAACTGGTCAACGTCCAGGCTTTCAACGTGGATGATTTAAAGGCGGTTGTAGCCCAAAATTACGAAAGCCGCAGGAAGATGGCTCAAGAGGCAGAACGGCTTTTAGAAGAAGAAATTGAGGCTTTTGATATTTGGTGGCGCAGTTTAGAAACTGTGTCTACAATTAGCAGTCTGCGGAGTAAAATCGAAACCATCCGCGAACAGGAATTAGAGAAAGCCTTATCAAGATTGGGTTCAGAATTCGGCGACAAACATCAAGAGGTGATTGAAGCCTTAACAAGAGGTATTGTTAATAAAATTTTACATGACCCGATGGTGCAATTGCGGGCGCAGCAAGATGTTGAAGCCAGAAGGCGCTGTATGCAAACCCTGCAAATGTTGTTCAACCTAGATGTGGGTGAGCAGTTTAGTTAA
- a CDS encoding Uma2 family endonuclease, which yields MVITPSTASEVIYPESDGQPMADNTKQFRWIVTIKENLEILFATQPDVFIAGDLFWYPVAGNPNIKQAPDTLVAFGRPKGDRGSYKQWEEDNIPPQVVFEILSPGNKSKEMANKLLFYQRYGVEEYYIYDPDDNELTGFLRSEDWLQEIPQIHGFISPHLKIRFELTPQTLEIYRPDGQKFLTPVEIEQLRIQEHQLAEQERQAKEVALQQLEQERQKYQDLMTRLQERGINPEEI from the coding sequence ATGGTGATTACTCCCAGTACCGCATCTGAGGTCATCTACCCCGAAAGCGACGGACAACCGATGGCGGATAATACCAAGCAATTTCGCTGGATAGTAACAATTAAAGAAAATTTAGAAATTTTATTTGCAACGCAACCAGATGTATTCATAGCCGGAGATTTATTTTGGTATCCAGTTGCAGGTAATCCTAATATTAAGCAAGCACCTGATACTTTAGTAGCATTTGGTAGACCCAAAGGAGATAGGGGTTCTTATAAGCAATGGGAAGAAGATAACATTCCTCCTCAGGTGGTATTTGAAATCTTATCTCCTGGTAACAAATCTAAGGAGATGGCTAATAAACTTTTATTTTATCAACGCTACGGAGTTGAAGAATATTATATTTACGACCCAGATGACAATGAATTAACAGGTTTCTTGCGTTCAGAAGATTGGCTGCAAGAAATTCCCCAAATTCATGGGTTCATAAGTCCTCATTTAAAAATAAGATTTGAACTTACTCCGCAAACTTTAGAAATATACCGTCCTGATGGACAAAAGTTTCTTACCCCAGTTGAAATTGAGCAATTAAGGATACAAGAACATCAACTTGCTGAACAAGAACGCCAAGCTAAAGAGGTTGCTCTCCAACAACTTGAGCAAGAACGCCAAAAATATCAAGATTTAATGACACGACTGCAAGAACGGGGTATAAATCCAGAGGAGATTTAG
- a CDS encoding helix-turn-helix domain-containing protein produces MARQGASLVQAARFLGMDQSSLYMALQKGQIPTHKRNGRTVVSQGALLDYRARTRNL; encoded by the coding sequence ATGGCTAGACAAGGTGCTTCGCTTGTCCAAGCTGCTAGATTCTTAGGAATGGATCAAAGTTCTCTGTATATGGCTCTGCAAAAAGGACAAATACCCACTCACAAGAGAAATGGACGCACGGTGGTTAGTCAGGGTGCGCTATTAGATTACCGAGCTAGAACGAGAAATTTGTGA
- a CDS encoding metalloregulator ArsR/SmtB family transcription factor: protein MKQEQFQTLLQFFKVLADESRLKILGILANQECSVEELAAFMRLKEPTVSHHLARLKELNLVTMRPEGNSRIYQLDSEVLQSISKEILSPEKIASLIEDVDTEAWESKVLKNYLETSTNSTEGVQRIKEIPASRKKRLVILKWLVNKFELGINYSEQEVNNILNRYHPDYATLRRELISYKLMQRENGVYWRLAEI, encoded by the coding sequence ATGAAACAAGAGCAATTTCAGACCCTACTGCAATTTTTTAAAGTTTTAGCTGATGAAAGCCGATTGAAAATTTTAGGGATTCTAGCAAATCAGGAATGCAGTGTCGAAGAATTAGCAGCGTTTATGCGGCTCAAAGAGCCAACAGTTTCCCACCATTTGGCAAGACTCAAAGAGCTAAATTTAGTCACAATGCGCCCAGAGGGTAATAGTCGCATATATCAGTTAGATAGTGAAGTTTTGCAAAGCATCAGCAAAGAAATTCTCTCTCCCGAAAAGATAGCCTCCTTAATAGAGGACGTAGATACTGAAGCCTGGGAAAGCAAAGTTTTAAAAAACTATTTGGAGACAAGCACAAACAGCACTGAAGGAGTGCAACGGATTAAAGAAATTCCCGCTAGCCGGAAAAAGCGCCTAGTTATTCTCAAGTGGTTGGTAAACAAATTTGAGTTAGGCATCAATTATTCAGAACAAGAAGTGAACAATATTCTCAATCGCTACCATCCCGATTACGCCACATTACGACGAGAGTTGATTAGTTACAAGTTAATGCAGCGAGAAAATGGGGTTTACTGGCGGTTAGCAGAAATCTAG